The sequence CGTCATGGTGTAACCAAGGATTTGTCATGCTACTGTTGCATGGCAATAGTTGCCATAATGTCTTCGGTACCCTATTGACACACAGGCCTGCAAAAGGTGCATGCAGTTCCTAGATTGCTGTTTTCCAAGAATAATACGTACAAACATCGGTAGGTATTGGGTTTGATCGAAACACTCCGGCAAAAAGTCTATAAAACTCGACAAAAAGAACTGTACATATTAGAATGACGTAAAAAGACACGAACTCGCCAACCTTGTAATGAAACAGAAGTAAACCACACAGCAAGCTGTAGAAGTCTGCAGTCAAAAGCGATAAATTCACCACAGTAGCGCTGCTCAACTGCATGACAAAGGGCATCAGATTGTAAAGGAGAAACAAGCAAATTCCGAAGCCAGCAATATACaatactgcaaaaaaaaacacccaacaacaacaaaactttCCATAGAGGTCACAAGGTGTCAAAAAGCCAAGCCTAATAACTCCGTTTAGAgcgggtttcaaatgactgtcgaaaaaccaaaaccaaagcaattactccgaccaatcacaacaggaacgaacagcgcgatgaaccaatcacaattcctggcaattacctgtaactccctcgaagcgcgggaaaaatcacgcgtacatggtgcgattgagTTTGGTTTCGCTtgtcattggctgaaaaactggcgcgagtcttttaagccaatcactaagcgtagcaatcgcaatcacgtaattactttcgacagccatttgaaaactgctttattACTATTTAGAAAAGAGATCTGGTTAAGGCTAACACACCAGAAGGACACTTTATGATGTTGAAACAACATGCCAGGAATCTTTTTATGTGGTTAACTCACCTAGAAAGTCATACGAAAACCACTTTTCACTTTTGTGCTTTATACGGCAAATGAATTTATACTGTATAAAACATCATgatgcatgttttttttaatccatTCGTTAGAACAAAGGTACCAATTACAGAAATCTGCTTTACCTATTTCATTTGTGTGAGACTGCGATTCAAATAAACTTGAAAGTTGATGCCTCTCAAGCAATATCCTATAAAAAGGAAAGCACATGTAATAAGCCATTTTCATTACACACAATAACGTTGTGTTACCACGGTATTATTCAGTGGTATCAATAATGATTATCACTGACATTATTTGCGCTGGCTTCACACCGGCGACATAAGTGTAAAGAAAGCAATAGTTGAATTGTGATATAGTGTTCATCAATGAATGACAAGCAAGAGCTTGCCTTGCTTTCTTATCTTCAAATTGTTAAGATAGCCATAATTACTATGCAATGGAGTGCAAGTGCTTTTATCCCTTTTCCTACCAAAATTATTGCACTAGAAGTCCATAACGATGAAATTATCATTAATCACAATATCCATCACGAAGCGTTGTCTTGAGCCTGCCAGCACTTCTGCACTGCCAGTCCGCAAATGTAACTCTCCGGCTGCTTATGACACAAGTTAGAACTACCTCTGCAGGGTCAGTTTGCTGAGACACTGAAATATTGCGTTTATACCTACGTGAAGTATAAACACCCTTGAAAATACTGTGGGCACATGTTCCCATGCTTTGAAAAGTAGAGCAGCACCAAGGCGGATTTCATGGCCATCGCATTTCTTACCATTGGAACGCAACAACTTGTAAGTACCCTTTTTTCAGTTAGCCATCTTTTAGTTTAGGCTTTTTAGATCGTAATTGAAAACGTTTGCCCCACAACGAGTCGTCTTCCTATCAATTCATCGATGTCACCCTTGTATCGTCTTTGGAATCAGTTATAATGATAAACACGTTGAAATTGTTGGAGAGAGGAattcgagttgttgtttttagccAAGTGTGGCTGACCCCTACTTGCACACGGGCTGACCTAGCCGGCCAGTTCTAAAAAACGTTCATGGTAAGCACCCTAAATGTCTACTCTCTCTTTCTTCCAACCAAAAGGTTATTAGCATCAGCCTTAGGGTTAGAGTAAGGGTTATCTTATTAGAAAATGCTGGTGTGATTTGTtttgtcaaatgtttttttttaaataatatatTTCGTTTTCCCTGGTAGCCTTTCtttgcttgtacattttgtattTTCCTTGAAAGTTTGACATATTCATGCTCTGATGTATACTCCTCTTGGTGAACAAGATAATAGTGAAATCTTTTGTGTCACAAAGAAGATTCATCTATAAATGAGGGCATGACTATTACAGGTGCCATAAAAGGGATATTTACCATAATATCTTTGCAGGCCAGTTACTAAACTCACATTTGAATAGCAGAAATAATGGTCCCAAAAAAACCAAGCATACCAAGGAACTCAACCCGACTAAAATTCTTGACAACAAATTCTTGAGCAACATTGGAAATGCCGTACATTATGGCACCGCATAGAACCAGAATGTCCCCAATGGCCTGGCTTTTACCTAAATATGTAAAATAGTTGATCTGTGAGTAGTTTACAAAAGCACTGCAGGACAGGTATAGCCAAGCAACACaaaaggggtgtgtggaataaggccttgagtcacttttgatgcaatttcaaattctcctagtcgttcacaactgaatacaaggaaatttggaaggagaatgtggtaatttatcagaagtcacttaaggcttttctccaggcacccctgcaagtATTTTGCTCATTTTCTCCAGATAGAATGGGTGCATAGTTGCCATCATCTTTTGTATTAACAGTGCGCCCAATCTGGATAGTGTCACAGATCTACCAAGTTGACAGATCCAATTGGTTGATTTGTCACTCACCAGAGATCACACTGGCTGTTGAAAACAATGATCATTCTCATTCATTTTTGTAAAGGTGTGTAATAACGACCACTGAAACCAAAGCACATCATCCTGTAATCAGTCCAGTGCGAGGTAGAGAGTAAAATACTGTACAACAGAATTCTGAATACCATAAACACTAGCACATAAGCCACACTTCCTCATTCCCCCCAACCACGGCAAAAAAATCCCTCAAAGTTGGGGATGCCACTTATTTACGAGAACATTTGtgtataaaaaaaattacatatttCTCAACTCCAGTTTTCTATCTTTCAAGTACTTGCCTAAACTGTGTTTGTAACTGCATTTGAAGAGCTGTCCATCAGGACATGCAAGATTTGCTATCTGTTCTCAACCTTACATTGACTATTATGCCTTGGTAAGGAATGTTCCTAGGAAGTTAGGAGTTATGTTCAGAAACGCAtttaattagatgcatgccagTTTCAATAAGTGTCACAAACCCTCCATCCCCTTGCCTTTCTCATAAAcctcaccatcacttctggcatGAAATGCAGACAAGAAagggtcataaagtgtcctctaGAGACAAAAAGTAACCCTAACCTTAAATGCTGACCTTAAAGCTACGACCTGGTGGTTTACATTTAGACTTTTAGACACTATGAGACGTTCATCAAAATTGAGCCCACATCTACTTACaggcatttctggacataaatGGAAGTGACGGTAGAAAAAATGTCTATGTAAAGAATTGACTTAATCCAATTCATTACTTTCAGCAGCAATAAAAGCCAATCCCAGGCCTAATTGCCAGTACATTCGTTGAACTGACAATCACTTGAGCTTTTCTTTTGCCAAAAGCAAACACAACTCTTTAGCCAAaacctttttgttttccaaattcTGAACCGTCAAACTAGGGGAGCAGCTTATCCACAAGTGTaggttatttgtttttgtttatggtaCCGTATGAGTTATTGTCACTTAATTAATGCatcaacaaaacaagaactctGCACACTGGTATTTGCAAATAGTAAATAAACTGTATATGAACAAGACTTCTGAATGGGGCCTTGGGGTTTTCTCTTTTCTAAAAAGATGTTAGAAaactaaaaaatataaataaaaaatataaataccTGCACCATAATTACGTGAACCAAAATAATCGGCAATGACCAGACAAGCAATTCCAATCAAGCAGATTACTACACCAGAGTAATGTAAACATTGATAGCGGACTTTTAAAAATATCCACGAAAGCACTAAAACTGATGCTGTCGAAAAACAGTCCAAGACCTATTTTGGAATGGAAAAAAGACAGAGCTAcaataaaatcaaatcaaatgtgttTACAATGatgcaaataaaatcaaatcaaataacaaaatcaaaaaatcaaaatgtaaatcaaaatgcaaataaaatcacatcaaataataaaatcaaattattgtatttacagtaatgaaaagtaaaatatcACACAGGCAAAAATCACTGCCTCGGTAGAGCAAAATCATATCAATCATTGCTACCAACTGAGCAGATTCATATTCACCAGGACTCACTTACAGTAGATACATGCTGATTTCAATCAGCATCATGAAATCTTTACCACCCTTCTTATAATCTTTGCCTTCCCTTTTGACATTAAGTTATACTGTTCAGAAAATAAAGGTCAAACCAGTAGCTAAGTTACAAGTGCAGGGCAGAAATTGAACTAGGGACTACAAGGAAAAATACTATTCAACTAATGGCTAGATATGGTCTTGAACCTGGGATCTCTGGATCTCAAGGCAGGTGCCTCAACCACTAGGCTGCACTGCCTCCATGGGTCTTGCGAGCACTTGTGCAACTTAAGTCGATCGATGTGTTTCACTGCATTCTATCTGACTAATCCTTAAAATGTCAGGTTTTAAGGGTTTTTAACCTTCTTATGGCAATGATTCAGTCTTTATTACCTCATTTGATAAACCTAACTTTCAAGCAACTAAATCACCACAGTTATTTCATACCTGAATACTTGTAAGGTTGGTGTACTGATAGGCTTTCACAACCAAAAAATTAGCTTCAACATCAAACAGTGCTAAGAAAAAGTACTTCCATCCCCTTTCTTTCATTAATGTTGCCAAATTCCTTGGGTGACAGCATAGTGCAGTCGTATAAACCAATCCTAACAGAAAGTAGTTGAAAAAGCTTTGCGATGTTGGAATCTCGATACCATATTTTGTTACTAAGAGCTGACTGAAGACTCCAGTTCCACAGACGAGCCAGGAGAGCAGTTgacctagagcaagaattcctaAAAATTTCCTGCAATTAAACAAATTTCAGGACCTTGCAATTAACTTTTATGCCAATTATCGTGGAACAAAAGAACTGACACACGTAACTTTGCACGACTCCGTTTTGGGCATACATCAAAAGGGGTGACCAAGGAAGTGGATGAATTATGTTTTCTagttgtttgttgttgtatATAGCTGAACACAAAAATACATGTAGTCCTGTAAGCAAAGCTCCCCTCAAATTGTCCAAATTTCACAGAATCTTTCAAACTTATGGCCAATCATTGACTTGCATCCTCCATCAAAGTTGCCGCCTTGTTGccacaaataaatatatttctcAGTTCCCTCAGCAAAACATCTTCACCATGATAacaagggaataacatgactttttgagggaatattgtttatttgcgcccgcgtagtgtcatttgcggcccgagcgcaaagcgcgagggccgcaaatgacactacaagggcgcaaataaacaatattcccgaaaaaagtcatgtcagtatcattattatcaataaacaaggccataTGATATCAAGAATTTGAGGTTTAAttatacaagctaagtgaataacgaattcaaagtcacttcaaatcatcatgtaagtgttgattaaacaagctattaaaaaatcaactcagtccagtgaacttatttaaaattaccgaaaaaatgcttaaaatcgtctataaataataggcatatgacaaaattaaccttaaagatgtctatgctggtaacagaatcatcacaaagctaacccaaatctgagttttgactgctaatttcttccattactttagttttcgctcggcaacgattcgtcgactgaaaaaactacagttcaaaaccggagcttcgcaaatgaatggttttcccgcgtcaacacatggcttactctaattggttaaaatccgtcggatgatgaagcaagaaccaatcagctgtagggttGATAATGCATTAACAGCCCGCTGTCGGTCTCtcgcggcccgctgagcgtatgttttgaagaggccgattttctatttggccgcgtatattgataataataattcttaagaGAGGAACTTTGGCAGGCTAAAAAAACTCTAAGCTTCAATAGGACTCGAACCCAT is a genomic window of Acropora muricata isolate sample 2 chromosome 8, ASM3666990v1, whole genome shotgun sequence containing:
- the LOC136926768 gene encoding solute carrier family 35 member F1-like, with protein sequence MADEVDDPMIDQHHRLSLSQRILNRKFLGILALGQLLSWLVCGTGVFSQLLVTKYGIEIPTSQSFFNYFLLGLVYTTALCCHPRNLATLMKERGWKYFFLALFDVEANFLVVKAYQYTNLTSIQVLDCFSTASVLVLSWIFLKVRYQCLHYSGVVICLIGIACLVIADYFGSRNYGAGKSQAIGDILVLCGAIMYGISNVAQEFVVKNFSRVEFLGMLGFFGTIISAIQMILLERHQLSSLFESQSHTNEIVLYIAGFGICLFLLYNLMPFVMQLSSATVVNLSLLTADFYSLLCGLLLFHYKFSALYLGSFALVIIGVIVYNLKPTPTSSHSAVATQSSLSYRQLEEDDRQTDVNSSLSSLQESVSTICCPE